A region of the Corynebacterium falsenii genome:
GTTGCGCTGGTCTGCGCTACCAGCTGTACTTCGACGACCGCAGCCTCGACGGCGACCTCGTCGACGAGTACGAGGGCGTGAAGCTCGTGGTTGACCGGATGTCTTCCCCCTACCTGATGGGTGCGAAGATCGACTTTGCCGACACGATCGAGTCTCAAGGTTTCACCATCGATAACCCGAACGCGACGGGTTCCTGCGCCTGCGGCGATTCCTTCTCCTGATCGATCTCCCGATCTTGCTCGCAGCATGGGCTCAGCCCCGCGTATGAGTTCATGATCGAGCCTGCGGTCTGAGGATCGTGCACAAAGGGCCGCTGGCCTCCACGAGTGTGGAGACCAGCGGCCCTTTTGTGGTGTGCCCGACGTGCCGGAGGCGCGTATCGGTGTCGCATGGCGTGGCCAGTGGCGCCAGCGATCAGCTACAGCTCAACGGGGTATTCGCGCTGATCGATCTTCGGGTCGATGCGCTCCTCGACGAAAATGCCGTGCCAAATCATGAACGCGATGATCGTCCACAACCGGCGGGAGTGATCCGGGCCGGACCCGGTGTTCATGGCCACGCGGTGCTCTTCGAGCATCTTCAGCACCTCGGCCTTGTTGTAGATGCCGTCGGTATCCGAATCCTCGATGTTCTGCTTCGCCCAATCGTAGAGCTCCGGCCCAGCGAGCCAGTGGCGCATCGGCACAGGGAAGCCCAGCTTCTTGCGGTGCAGCACATGTGGGGGAACGATGCGCTCCATCGCCTTGCGCAGGGCGTACTTCGTGGTGCCGTGGGAAATTTTCAGATCGTGGGGGAGAGTCTCGGCCACGTCGAAGACCACCTTGTCCAAGAACGGAACGCGTAGCTCCAGGGAGTTGGCCATATTGATCTTGTCGGCCTTGACGAGAATGTCACCGCGCATCCATGTGAACAGGTCAAGGTGCTGCATCCGGGCCACCGGATCCATGTCCTTGGACTTGGCGTAGATGGGGGCGGTCACCTCGCGGTGATCCCACTCTGGACGCACGGTGCGCAGCACCCGTTCCAACTGCTGGTAGTTGAAGGATCGCGCGTTACCGTAGTAGCGATCCTCCATCGGCGTGGTGCCGCGCTGCAGCAGGGACTTGCCGCGCACGCCATCGGGCATGGCGTTGCCCACGGTGGCGAGGACCTTGCGCAGGGGAGAGGGGATCTTCTCGAACGGCGCTAGGCTCAGTGGCTCCTTGTAGATGGTGTAGCCGCCGAACAGTTCATCTGCGCCCTCGCCGGAGAGCACAACCTTGACGTGCTTGCGGGCCTCTGCGGCCACGAAGTGCAGGGGAACCAGGGAGGGATCTGCGACTGGGTCGTCGAGATACCAGATGATCTGCGGGATTGCGGCAGCGTATTCCTCAGGGCTCACGACCTTGACGATGTGTTCCGCGCCGATGGCTGCGGCCGATTCGGCGGCCACATCCACCTCGGAGTAGCCCTCGCGCTCGAAGCCCGTGGTGAAGGTGAGCAGGTTGGGGTTGTGGCGCTTGGCCAAGGCGGCGATAGCAGTGGAGTCGATGCCGCCGGAAAGGAACGAACCCACGGTCACATCAGCGCGCATGTGCTTGGCAACCGAGTCCTCCAGGGCTTCGGCGATGCGCTGGAACACGGCCTCTTCGCCGCCAGCGGGAACCTTCTTGACGGGGAAGCGGGGCTCAAACCACCGCGACTCTTCGATCTGGGATCCGGGGCGCACGAAGCCGTAGCTACCGGACTCGAGGCGGCGGATGGACTTGTGCAAGCTCTCCGGTTCCGGCACGTACTGCAAGTCGGTGTAGTGCTCGATGGCGCGAATATCCAGCGAGGTGTCCAGGCCAATAGCATCGGCCATGGACAGGATGCACTTCTTCTCCGAAGCGAACACGGTGCCAGCCTCGGTCGTGGCGATGTACATCGGCTTAATGCCGAACTGATCGCGAGCGATGAACAGCTGCTTGTCCTGAGAATCCCACACTGCAAAGCCGAACATTCCGCGCAGGTGGTTGACCACGTCCGCGCCCCAGTGGTGGTAGCCCACCACGATGGTTTCGCCGTCGCCTTCAGTATTAAAAGTATAACCTGCATCCTGAAGCTCCTGGCGAAGCTCCACGTAGTTGTAGATCTCGCCGTTGAACGTCAGAGCATAGCGGTTCTCCTGCCCCTCGGGTCCCCACTGCAGCGGCTGGTGTGAGTGGGCGATGTCAATGATCGACAGGCGGTTGAAGCCGAAGACAACATCGTCATCGTGCCAAGTACCGCTATCGTCCGGCCCTCGGTGATGCATGCAGGGAAGAGCATCCTCCACTGCGCTGACATAACGCTCCGCGGCACCATCTGCCGCGATGAATCCAAGCAATCCACACATGCGTGAAGACTTTACGCGCGCCATGCCCCCTCGGGCTAGCTCACTCGCCGGAAGCGGCCCATCCACCCGCGGGAAACGCACCGGCAGCGCCACCAATTCCAGCGTAGCCTGTGAGGTATGGCTAAAACTTTTGCAGATCAACTAGTACAGACATTGGAAAAGCAGGGCGTCAAGCGCATCTTCGGACTCGTGGGTGACAGCTTGAACCCCATCGTGGACGCAGTGCGTCGATCGAACATCGAGTGGATCCACGTGCGCAACGAGGAAGCCGCGGCCTTCGCCGCCGGCGCCGAGTCCCTCGTCACCGACTCCCTCGCCGTGTGCGCAGGCTCCTGTGGGCCGGGTAACACCCACCTCCTCCAGGGCCTCTACGATTCCCACCGCAACGGCGCGAAGGTTCTCGCGCTGGCGTCGCACATCCCCAGCATCCAGATTGGCTCGCAGTTCTTCCAGGAAACCCACCCAGAAAAGATCTTCCAGGAGTGCTCGTCCTACTGCGAGATGGTCAACTCCCCGTCCCAGGGTGCACGTCTGATTCACAACGCCATCCAGTCGACCGTGGGCGGCAACGGCGTATCCGTTCTCGTGATCCCCGGTGACATCTCCTCCCAGGAAGCCGCCGACGAGCGCTTCATCGATGGCGGATACGTCTCCGGCCGTCCCGTCATGTTCCCGGATGCCCGTCAGGCAGCCGAGCTCGCCAACGCCATCAACGAGGCCAAGACCGTCACCTTGTTCTGTGGCGTGGGCGCAAAGGATGCCCGCGAACAAGTCCTCAAGCTTGCCGAGAAGATTAAGTCTCCGGTCGGGCACGCCTTCGGCGGCAAGATGTTCATTCAGTACGACAATCCTTTCGATGTCGGAATGTCTGGACTCCTCGGCTACGGCGCGTGCCGCGATGCGATGTACGACGCCGACCTGCTGATCCTGCTGGGAACCGACTTCCCGTACAACGACTTCCTGCCGGACAACAACGTTGCCCAGGTGGACATCGAACCCATGCACATCGGCCGACGCACCACCGTGCACCACCCAGTTGTCGGCGACGTGGCAGCGGTCATCGAGTCGATCCTCCCGCACGTCGAGGAGAAGACCGATCGGTCGTTCCTTGACAAGCAGCTACGCAACCACGAGCGCGCCATGAAGGGTGTCGTGGACGTCTACTCCGAGAACGTCGAGAAGATGAAGCCCATCCACCCCGAGTATGTCGCGGACATCATCGATGGTTTGGCCGACGACGACGCCATCTTCACCGTGGACACGGGCATGTGCAACGTCTGGGGAGCGCGCTACATCACGCCGAACGGCAAGCGCCAGGAAATCGGTTCCTTCCGCCACGGCACCATGGCCAACGCCCTGCCGCACGCCATCGGCGCGCAGGCGGCTGCTCCCGACCGCCAAGTGATCAGCTTCTGCGGCGATGGCGGACTGGGCATGCTCATGGGAGAGCTGCTCACGGTCAAGCTCCACAACCTGCCGATCAAGGCTGTGGTCTTTAATAACTCCTCGTTGGGCATGGTCAAGCTCGAGATGCTCGTCGAAGGCCTCCAGGAGTTCCAAACCGATCACGACGAGGTGAACTACGCCAAGATCGCGGAGGCCGTGGGAATCACCGCGATCCGTATCGAAAACCCGGAGGATGTCGAGGACGGCATCCGCAGGGCTCTGGCTACGCCTGGTCCGGTGCTCGTCGACGTTGTGACCGACCCGAATGCCCTGAGCCTTCCCCCGAATATCACCTGGGAAATGATGATGGGCTTCTCCAAGGCCGCCACCAAGACGGTGTTCTCCGGTGGCGTGGGTCGCATGCTCAACCTGGCGAAGTCCAACCTTCGCAATTTGGGCGCAGCCGGCACCATCGAAACGAACAAGATCTAGAGATGTGAAGCACACTGGGGGAGGGGCGGGACTGGTGGCGTCGAAAAACCAAAGGTCGAAGACCGGCGCCACCTAACCCGTGTGGGGGCAACGGGGAGGGGCACCACACCCGAAAAGGGAAATTCCAGCGGTGTGATGGTGGCAGGAAGCTGCCAATGGTCTAGAGTTCTAGTGTGAAGTGGTTTAGAGCCAGAGGCTATGAACGCACTGCAGGTTCACAGCTCTCTTTAAGAACCTCAAGGCGCTAGACCAAATGACGTGTGAACGAGGAAGGCAAACTCGCGTGAAACAGCGAAATAATCACGGTTTGACTCGCCGTATTGGCCTCGCAGGTCTTCTGGGCCTCAGTGGTCTCGTGCTGACCGGTTGTAACGTTGCCCCGCCGGATAACGGCTTCTTCCACGCCCTGCGTATGGGCTGGCCGACGGGCATCACCCCGGAAAGTAAAGAAATGGGCAACCTGTGGGTGTGGGTCTGGGTGACCGCCTGGATCGTCGGCATCGTCATGTGGGGCCTGCTGTTCCTGAACATGGGCCGCAACAGCGCAAAGCGCCAGGCAAAGAAGGGCAACACTGAGGAATTCCCGCGTCAGACCGGCTACAACGTGCCGCTGGAGCTGGTTCTCACCACGCTGCCCGTGCTGATCATCATGGGTCTGTTCTTCTTCAACGTGCAGGCTCAGGACAGCGCTACTGCTCTGGACAAGGATCCCAAGGTTCGCGTTGATGCGACCGGCTTCCAGTGGAACTGGAAGTTCGGCTACGGCATGATCAGCAGCGACGTCCTCGGCCAGAACTACGACGGAACTGACCAGGCAGCTCAGAAGCAGGCCGAAGATTCCAAGTACCCCAAGGAGGGCGTGGACTCCCACGGCCACGAGATCGTTGGTCCCGTCCACGGTCGCTCGGAAGATGACTACTCTTACCTGAACTTCGACAAGATCGAGACCGTTGGCACCACCGAGGAGATCCCGGTTCTGGTTCTGCCGACCAACACCGCGATCGAGTTCAACCTCGCATCTGCGGACGTTGTTCACTCCTTCTGGATCCCCGAGTTCCTGTTCAAGCGCGACGTGTTCCCGCACCCCGACCAGAACAAGTCCGAGCGTCGCTTCCAGATCGAGCAGATCAACCAGGAAGGCGCATTCGTGGGCCGCTGTGCTGAGATGTGCGGTACCTACCACTCCATGATGAACTTCGAGCTGCGTGCTGTGAGCCCGGAGAAGTTCAAGGAGTACATCCAGTTCCGCGAGGCTAACCCCCAGGCTCCGAACTCTGATGCTCTCAAGAAGATCGGCGAGGCCCCCTACGCGGTGACCACGCACCCGTTCAAGACGGACCGCACCGGTACCCGCTCCTTCAACGACAACTACAAGGATCCAAACGCCGCCTAGGGTAGGCAGAAAGAGAAGACTCCAATGACTTCTGGCGCAAAACTCTTCTACGCAGTTGGCACCTTCCTCGCGTCGGCCACGGTGCTGTACATCTTGGCGACGATCTACCTGAAGGACTCCGCCAACCTCATCGGACTCGAGTGGGCCGGTGCCACCGGCCTGGTCATGTCCACCCTGTTGGCCTTCATGCTGGCGGGCTACCTGCACCTAACCGACAACAAGACTGACATCAGCCCGGCCGACTGGGAAGAGGCCGAGATCGAAGACGGAGCTGGCGTGCTCGGCTTCTTCTCCGCAAGCTCCATCTGGCCGTTCGTGATGACCGTCGCCATCGTGCTCTTGGGCGCCGGCATCGCGTGGTGGCACTACTGGCTAATCGTCATGGGCGCGGTGATCCTGATCTGGGCCGCAACCATGCTGAACCTGCAGTACGGCGCTCCGCCGGAGAAGCACTAGTTATCGAAGCTCTAATTACCAGAGCTCCGGCTTAAGCCCACGAGAAAGCCGCCCTCCTATCACACGGGGAGGGCGGCTTTCGCCATGCCTTAGTTGTCCAGAGTGATCTGGGACTTGATGTCACTCACCCAGAATGGCGCTCAGCTGTGCGCCGGCTGCACCAGATTCCAGAGCTTCCCGAGCGACTTGCACATTGCGCCGCAAGCTTTCATGGAAGCCTTGTTCCTCCCATCCATGGTATGCGGTGAGCGCTCCGGCGGCGTTAATCAGCACAGCATCCTTGATGGCCCCGTCGATCTCATTCGCCATGAGCTTGCGGGCAACATCTGCGTTGTAAGCCGCATCGCCACCTGCCAGCGATCCCTCAGGGTGGAAGTCGAGGCCGACGCTGCGTGGGTTGATGATCTCTTCGCCAGTCACGCCTTCGGAATTGACGGTGACAACCTCCGTGGGAGTGCATACCGAAATCTCATCCATGCCGTCCATGCCACGAACAACGAGCACCCGACTTCCCTGGTGAGCGAAGGCGCCACCCATGATCGGCATGAACTCCTTGAATGCACATCCAATGAGTCCGTATTTCGGAGATGCGGGGTTAGTCATGGGGCCGAGGAGGTTAAAGAGCGTGGGCACCCCGAGTTCGGAGCGGACAGGCCCAGCGAAGCGCATTGCCGGGTGATAGGTCTTGGCGTACATGAACGCAAACTTGGATGCCTCTAGATCCTTCACGACGTCCTCAGGCGACCGCTCGATGTCGAGCCCGAGCGCTTCGAGCATGTCGGCACCGCCGCACCTGGATGATGCTGCTCGATTGCCGTGCTTGACTACCGGAATTCCCGTAGCGGCGACGACGAAAGAAGCCATCGTCGAGATATTGACCGTATGGTGGCCATCGCCCCCTGTACCAACGATGTCTACACAATTGTTATTGTCCAGGACTACGTTCGTGGCAAAGCTTCGCATGGTCGAGGCAGCGGCGGCGAGCTCGGCTGCCGTGATTCCACGTACTCGCAGGCCGAATGCGAAGGCCGCGATTTGTGCATCCGTAGCGCGGGCGTCCATGATCTCCTGCATGGCCCACTGGACCTGGCTCTCGCTGAGCTCTTCACCGCGGCCAAGACGGCCGAGAACTCCCGGCCAGGTGAAATAGGACTCCGGTAGTTGAGATGAGCGCAGGGATTGGGCAGTAGGGGACATGCAGTTCTTCCTTCCGGTGTTGTTCTTGGCTGATGTGGGCTGTGAGATCTCATCGGCGAGAAACTCAATGCGCTTTTAAGGTTAGTCGCAGGAGCCGGAGCCTCGACGCTGAGAGCGGCTAACACGAATCTGGGATGTCGATCACCCCCGGAGCGGGGCAGATTGCACAGGGGGCTTGACTAATGATGCAGTTGACCTCGTGATTTTTCGGCCGTCGTTTGGAAGGGGCAAAAAGTTCCCGTTAGCCCCTATCGGGGGAGACTGCCAGGTTGTTCCAATGTTTTACCTGCGATTTTCCAGCTGCTTAAAAGAAAGAGTGCGTGGTGAATCGACTCTGAGCACAGGAACGGCCATACTTATAGGCGTGACGAGCGCAGTTGAAAACCCAGGTATGGCAGCACCACAACGTGTTGCGACACTGAACCGACCCAACATGGTCAGTGTCGGCACGATTGTGTTCCTGTCTCAGGAATTGATGTTCTTTGCTGGTCTGTTCGCGATGTACTTCGTGTCCAAGGCCAACTCCGGAGGAAATTGGCCTTCGGAGCCCACTGAGCTGAATGTGCCCTACGCGGCAGTGGTCACCGTTATTCTGGTGAGCTCTTCATTCACGGCTCAGATGGGCGTGTTTGCGGCGGAAAGGGGTGATGTCTTCGGTCTCCGCAAGTGGTACGCCATCTCAGCATTGCTGGGCTTCATCTTCCTGCTCGGTCAGGGAAATGAGTACCGCAACCTTGTTTCAGAGGGCACCACGATCGCTTCCTCCGTTTACGGATCGGTCTTCTACATCACAACCGGATTCCACGGCGCCCACGTCCTTGCTGGCGTGATCGCCTTCCTGGTTGTCCTGCTGAGGACTGTGAAGTCGAAGTTCACGCCCGCCCAGGCAACCGCAGCCGTCGTGGTGTCTTACTACTGGCACTTCGTCGACGTGGTCTGGATTGGCCTCTTCATCACGATTTACTTCATCCAGTAGGCCGTACAGGCCGATCCCCTGAGTCGGCCTACAGCCCATCGCACTTCCACAGACGAAATAAAAGGGAACAAGATGGATACCAACTCCACTAAAGCAGACGCTAGCCAGGTGACTAGCGGCGAAAAGGTCAGTGTCGCCAAGGCACGCCGTCGCCGCAAGTTGCGCAAGACGCTGGCCGGCGCACTGGCGCTAGTCTTCGCCCTGACCGGCGCGGGCTTCATCGCCAACGCGCTTACCCCGGATCCGCAGAATGCAGTAGCCGAGCAGGATACTTCGGCACTCATCACCGAGGGTAAGCAGATCTACGACGTTGCTTGCATCACCTGCCACGGCTCCAACCTGCAGGGTGTCAAGGACCGCGGTCCTTCTCTGATCGGTGTCGGTGAGGGCGCCGTGTACTTCCAGGTTCACTCCGGTCGTATGCCCCTGGTGCGAAACGAGTCTCAGGCTCACCGTAAGCCCCCGCGCTACAACGAGCAGCAGACCCTGGCTCTCGCCGCTTACGTCAACGCCAACGGTGGTGGCCCCGGTCTGGTTCGCGACAGCAACGGCCAGTTGGCAATGGAATCGCTTCGCGGTGCCAACTACAAGGACGGAAAGATCAACCCTGCGGACGTTGCCCGTGGTTCTGATCTCTTCCGACTGAACTGCGCATCCTGCCACAACTTCACTGGTCGTGGCGGCGCGCTGTCGAGTGGTAAGTACGCACCGGTACTGGATCCTGCTAACGAGCAGGAGATCTACCAGGCCATGCTGACCGGTCCTGAGAACATGCCTCGCTTCTCTGACCGCCAGCTGACGGCTGATGAAAAGAAGGACATTATTGCTTTCATCAAGTCCTCCAAGGAGACCCCGTCCCAGGGTGGTTGGTCCCTCGGCGGCATCGGTCCGGTGACTGAGGGCATGATGATGTGGTTCGTAGGAATCGTGATCATGATCGCCTTCGCTATGTGGATTGGATCCCGTTCATGAGTGACAAGAAGCGTGATTACAGCAAAGAAGAGCTCTCAAAGATGAGCAACGACGAGCTCGCTCGCCTCGGCACCGAGCTCGACGGGGTGACGGTTGCGTACCGCAAGGAACGTTTCCCGGTAGCTAATGACCCGGCTGAAAAGCGGGCAAGCCGCCACGTCGGCATCTGGCTCGTGCTCGCCGTGGTGTTCGCAGTTGCCTTCATCGGCATCTACCTCTTCTACCCGTGGCAGTACAAGCACCTGGGCCAGGAAGGCCTGTGGACTTACTCCCTGTACACCCCGTTGCTGGGTGTTACCGCAGGCCTCGGTATCGTCAGCCTCGGCATCGGCATCATCGTTTACACGAAGAGCTTCATTCCCGAAGAGATCTCCGTGCAGACTCGTCACGATGGTCCGTCCGACGAAGTTGACCGCCGCACCCTCGTGGCCCTCCTCAACGACTCGTGGAAGACCTCGACCCTTGGGCGTCGCCCCATGCTGAAGGGCCTCGCTGGTACCGGCGCCGTCCTGGCTGGTCTCGTTATTGCTCTCCCGCTGGGTGGCATCATCAAGAACCCCTGGAAGGCCAAGGCCATGGGCATTCAGGGCGACGGCACCCTGTGGACCACCGGTTGGACCTTGGTTTCTGAGGGCCAGAAGGTGTACCTCGGTCGCGACACTGGCGCCATCGCTGAGATGGAGAACGGCCACTACAACACCGAGGGCGTTTCTCGCCTGACCCGTGTTCGTCCCGAGGACCTGGATGCCGGCGCAATGGAAACCGTCTTCCCCCTGCCGGAGGAGATGGTCAACGATGGCGAGCTGTACTCTCCGAAGCGCAACGTTTACGAAGAGCACATGCACTCCATCCACGGTTCCCGTAACGCTGTCATGCTGATTCGTCTCCGCGAGGCTGACGCACGCAAGGCAGTTCCCCGTCAGGGTCAAGAGACCTTCCACTACGGCGAATACTTCGCCTACTCGAAGATCTGTACTCACATTGGTTGCCCGACCTCCCTGTACGAGCAGCAGACCAACCGTATTCTGTGCCCGTGCCACCAGTCGCAGTTCGATGTGATGCAGTACTGCAAGCCCATCTTCGGCCCCGCTGCTCGTGCTCTTCCGCAGCTTCCGATCTCCGTAGACGAAGATGGATACCTATTCGCCGATGGTGACTTCATCGAGCCTGTCGGCCCGGCATTCTGGGAGCGTCGTTCATGAGTAATAAGACACAGAGCCGCATGGCACATGCGGCCAACAACATCGACGAGCGGTACACCGCTTCTGGTCTGATCCGACCGCAGATCAACAAGGTATTCCCGACCCACTGGTCCTTCATGCTCGGTGAGATCGCGCTGTATTCCTTCGTGATCCTCATTCTGTCCGGTGTGTATCTCACCCTCTTCTTCGACCCCTCCATGTCGAAGGTGATCTACGACGGCGCTTACGCCCCGCTGAACGGCGTGGAGATGTCCGCCGCATACAAGACGGCACTGAACCTCTCCTTTGAGGTTCGTGGCGGCCTGTTCATCCGCCAGGTGCACCACTGGGCTGCACTGCTGTTTGCAGTGTCGATCATGGTTCACATGTTCCGCATCTTCTTCACCGGTGCGTTCCGCAAGCCGCGTGAGGCTAACTGGGTGATCGGTAGCGTGCTGCTGCTGCTGTCCGTGGCTGAGGGCTTCATGGGCTACTCCCTGCCTGACGACCTGCTGTCTGGCGTTGGTCTGCGAATCATGTCCGCGATCATCATCGGCCTGCCGATCATCGGTACGTGGCTGCACTGGATCATGTTCGCTGGCGATTTCCCCGGCGATATCATCATCCCGCGTCTGTACATCGCACACGTCCTCATTATCCCCGGCATCCTGCTTGCTCTTATCGCGGCCCACCTCGCTCTGGTCTGGTACCAGAAGCACACCCAGTTCCCTGGACCGGGTCGCACCGAGAACAACGTCGTGGGTGTTCGAATCCTGCCGATCTTTGGCGTGAAGGCCGCTTCCTTCGGTCTCATCACCTTCGGTGTCATCGCCTTCATGGCAGGCGCATTCCAGATCAACGCAATCTGGAACCTGGGACCCTACAACCCGTCTCAGGTCTCTGCAGGTTCTCAGCCTGATATCTACATGCTGTGGACTGACGGTGCTGCTCGTGTCATGCCGGCTTGGGAGCTGTACTTCGGTAACCACACCATCCCCGCAGTGTTCTGGGTAGCCTTGCTGCTCGGCCTGCTGGTGGTCCTATTGTTCACCTACCCCTGGATTGAGCAGAAGCTGACCGGCGACCAAGCTCACCACAATCTGCTGCAGCGTCCGCGCGACGTTCCAGTGCGTACCGCTGTGGGCGTCATGGCTATCGTGTTCTACGTCCTTTTGACGATCTCCGGTGGTAACGACCTCATCGCCTACCACTTCACGATCTCGCTGAACGCCATGACCTGGTTCGGTCGTATCGGCCTGGTCCTCGGCCCGCCGATTGCGTACTTCATTACCTACCACCTGTGCGTTGCCCTGCAGCGTAACGACCGTGAGGTTCTGGAACACGGCATTGAGACCGGCACCATCCGTCAGCTGCCCTCCGGCGAGTTTATCGAGGTGCACCAGCCGCTGGGACCGGTCGACGAGCACGGCCACCCGATTCCGCTGGAGTACCAGGGTGCAGAGGTGCCGAAGACGATGAACGCTCTGGGTGCCGCCGGACAGCCCGGTCGCGGTTCCTTCTTCCGTCCCGATCCCGAGGACATCGCGGAGAAGGTCGAGCGCATCGAGCACCGCAACCATGTTGAGCAGAAGGAGATGTACGAGCGTCTCACCGAGTTCAACCGCAAGAAGGATCAAGAAGAGCTCGATAAGTAGCTCTCTGCTCCGACATGAAGAATCCCGCCAGGTTCATCCTGGCGGGATTCTTCATGTCTATAGATGATTCTGCTTAGGGACTGCAGTTTGGCATCGCGTCGGACGCAGAAGGGTCCCTAGATTGAGCAGAAGGTGGCCGTGGCCGGACATTACGCTGGACATTACACAGACGGTGTCTACATCTCGCTGAGCCTCTGGAGTACTTCCAGAGTGGCGGTCGCATCACTTTCCGCCCGGTGCAGCGGGCGGTGCGGTGTATCTAGATACGCAGCGACATTGGCGAGTCTGTATCGACCCACAGCCTGTCTGGGGATCATGACGCGGGACAAGGCCGCGGTACACAGTAAACGGGGGATATAGGGCGGGAGAGTCTCGGAGTGCGGTTCACCCGCTTGGAATTCGTCTCCGTGGGGCTCGTACTCAGCCCTGAGGAATTCCCTGTGAAGAAAAGTCAGATCGAAAGCCACGTTATGGCCGATGAGTGGGGGAGGAGTAGCTGCATCCCCATCCGTAAGGAAGTCGTGCAGTTCGACGGCGACGTCCCGAAATGCGGGGCTGCCCGCAACATGACCGTCTGAGAGCCCGGTGAGATCCGTGATCTCGTCCGGGATAGATATTTCTGGATTGATGAGAGTATGAAACGATTGGTCCACAAGGCCCTGGCTAACAGAAAGCGCAGCGATCTCGATAATCCTGTCCTGCGCTGGGTCTAATCCAGTAGTCTCAACATCCACCACCATGCAGCGTCGTAGAGCCTGCGTGGGGTCCAAACGATCTCCTGAAGTCACGTCTAACACCCTACTTCCGCTGCATTTCGGAGCGGTAACGGACCGATAACGCCAAGTTTGTGACAAACCTCACACGCGCCTCTCTGCTGTGGCGATCGCTCGGTGGATTCTCCGACCATAGCCCTTCAGGGTGCCGCTTATGTGCTGGTCAAACGCTTGAGCGGCTGCCTTTTTCGGGACGTGTGGGTTTTCTCGCAAAACGGCCACGACTTGATAACGAAACGATATCGAAGCCCAATCATCAACTTTTTCGGCGTTTGGCTAGACACGAGTTGCAACAATTTCGTAATCTTTTTGAGACCTTAGCGGTGAACGAAACAAAACAAACGCTTTGGCACCGCACCGCGGTAGTGGCGATAACTACCGGCGAGGGAGAAATTCTCCCAGACAACGGATCGAAAGGTAAGACAGGCTCTATGGGCAAGCACAACGTGAAGAAGAACAACACCCCGCGCAACGCTGCAGTGATCGCTGCCGTGGGTGTGGGCGCCGCACTGGTGAACCCCGCTGTTGCAAGCGCTACTCCGGTTACGCACGAGCAGACCGGAATCACCGTCGACGTGCCGAACGAAGTTCTGCCTCACGTCAAGTCCTACTTCAACCAGGCTGGCATCGTCGAGCAGGCCACCGCTGCCGTCAACCAGGGCCTCGACGCCGCTGGTGCTCCGGCTGCCGCTCCGATCACCTCCATCGGCCAGGCCATCGCTGACACCGCAAAGAGCAAGATCGGTAGCCCCTACGCATGGGGTGCCGCTGGCCCCAACGCCTTCGACTGCTCCGGCCTGACCTCCTGGG
Encoded here:
- the trpD gene encoding anthranilate phosphoribosyltransferase → MSPTAQSLRSSQLPESYFTWPGVLGRLGRGEELSESQVQWAMQEIMDARATDAQIAAFAFGLRVRGITAAELAAAASTMRSFATNVVLDNNNCVDIVGTGGDGHHTVNISTMASFVVAATGIPVVKHGNRAASSRCGGADMLEALGLDIERSPEDVVKDLEASKFAFMYAKTYHPAMRFAGPVRSELGVPTLFNLLGPMTNPASPKYGLIGCAFKEFMPIMGGAFAHQGSRVLVVRGMDGMDEISVCTPTEVVTVNSEGVTGEEIINPRSVGLDFHPEGSLAGGDAAYNADVARKLMANEIDGAIKDAVLINAAGALTAYHGWEEQGFHESLRRNVQVAREALESGAAGAQLSAILGE
- the ctaE gene encoding aa3-type cytochrome oxidase subunit III, with the translated sequence MTSAVENPGMAAPQRVATLNRPNMVSVGTIVFLSQELMFFAGLFAMYFVSKANSGGNWPSEPTELNVPYAAVVTVILVSSSFTAQMGVFAAERGDVFGLRKWYAISALLGFIFLLGQGNEYRNLVSEGTTIASSVYGSVFYITTGFHGAHVLAGVIAFLVVLLRTVKSKFTPAQATAAVVVSYYWHFVDVVWIGLFITIYFIQ
- the qcrC gene encoding cytochrome bc1 complex diheme cytochrome c subunit; its protein translation is MDTNSTKADASQVTSGEKVSVAKARRRRKLRKTLAGALALVFALTGAGFIANALTPDPQNAVAEQDTSALITEGKQIYDVACITCHGSNLQGVKDRGPSLIGVGEGAVYFQVHSGRMPLVRNESQAHRKPPRYNEQQTLALAAYVNANGGGPGLVRDSNGQLAMESLRGANYKDGKINPADVARGSDLFRLNCASCHNFTGRGGALSSGKYAPVLDPANEQEIYQAMLTGPENMPRFSDRQLTADEKKDIIAFIKSSKETPSQGGWSLGGIGPVTEGMMMWFVGIVIMIAFAMWIGSRS
- the qcrA gene encoding cytochrome bc1 complex Rieske iron-sulfur subunit, with the translated sequence MSDKKRDYSKEELSKMSNDELARLGTELDGVTVAYRKERFPVANDPAEKRASRHVGIWLVLAVVFAVAFIGIYLFYPWQYKHLGQEGLWTYSLYTPLLGVTAGLGIVSLGIGIIVYTKSFIPEEISVQTRHDGPSDEVDRRTLVALLNDSWKTSTLGRRPMLKGLAGTGAVLAGLVIALPLGGIIKNPWKAKAMGIQGDGTLWTTGWTLVSEGQKVYLGRDTGAIAEMENGHYNTEGVSRLTRVRPEDLDAGAMETVFPLPEEMVNDGELYSPKRNVYEEHMHSIHGSRNAVMLIRLREADARKAVPRQGQETFHYGEYFAYSKICTHIGCPTSLYEQQTNRILCPCHQSQFDVMQYCKPIFGPAARALPQLPISVDEDGYLFADGDFIEPVGPAFWERRS
- the qcrB gene encoding cytochrome bc1 complex cytochrome b subunit, producing MSNKTQSRMAHAANNIDERYTASGLIRPQINKVFPTHWSFMLGEIALYSFVILILSGVYLTLFFDPSMSKVIYDGAYAPLNGVEMSAAYKTALNLSFEVRGGLFIRQVHHWAALLFAVSIMVHMFRIFFTGAFRKPREANWVIGSVLLLLSVAEGFMGYSLPDDLLSGVGLRIMSAIIIGLPIIGTWLHWIMFAGDFPGDIIIPRLYIAHVLIIPGILLALIAAHLALVWYQKHTQFPGPGRTENNVVGVRILPIFGVKAASFGLITFGVIAFMAGAFQINAIWNLGPYNPSQVSAGSQPDIYMLWTDGAARVMPAWELYFGNHTIPAVFWVALLLGLLVVLLFTYPWIEQKLTGDQAHHNLLQRPRDVPVRTAVGVMAIVFYVLLTISGGNDLIAYHFTISLNAMTWFGRIGLVLGPPIAYFITYHLCVALQRNDREVLEHGIETGTIRQLPSGEFIEVHQPLGPVDEHGHPIPLEYQGAEVPKTMNALGAAGQPGRGSFFRPDPEDIAEKVERIEHRNHVEQKEMYERLTEFNRKKDQEELDK
- a CDS encoding 3'-5' exonuclease; the encoded protein is MTSGDRLDPTQALRRCMVVDVETTGLDPAQDRIIEIAALSVSQGLVDQSFHTLINPEISIPDEITDLTGLSDGHVAGSPAFRDVAVELHDFLTDGDAATPPPLIGHNVAFDLTFLHREFLRAEYEPHGDEFQAGEPHSETLPPYIPRLLCTAALSRVMIPRQAVGRYRLANVAAYLDTPHRPLHRAESDATATLEVLQRLSEM